The following coding sequences are from one Pyxidicoccus xibeiensis window:
- a CDS encoding DMT family transporter, with translation MRYFAMVAAGATLWGCWALFLRPAGLTGPQNALLVLAAMSLPAPFLLRREALRDRRATAALAVIGVADAANVALFFAAMRNGPVSVAVLTHYLTPLLLAVTAPWVLGEQRSTRALVGVPVTLLGLAMLVLQPGSGFSGRTAALGAGSAIFCAATILGAKEAARAYSPLAVTSLHAPISVAMLLLYFGGEALPPALDGAALRVLAGGLVCGLIGNILFNAGLRRVPTAAVGALTYLEPLTASVVGWAVFAEALTPVGMAGGVLVLVAGAWVAAERRAPVLILPASEPQVAPAP, from the coding sequence GTGCGGTACTTCGCCATGGTCGCGGCCGGGGCCACCCTCTGGGGGTGCTGGGCGCTCTTCCTGCGTCCCGCGGGGCTGACAGGGCCGCAGAATGCACTGCTGGTGCTCGCGGCCATGTCGCTGCCGGCCCCCTTCCTGCTGCGTCGCGAGGCCCTGCGCGACAGGCGCGCGACGGCGGCGCTCGCGGTGATTGGCGTGGCGGACGCGGCCAACGTGGCCCTCTTCTTCGCGGCGATGCGAAACGGCCCCGTCTCGGTGGCCGTGCTGACGCACTACCTCACCCCGCTGCTGCTGGCGGTGACGGCCCCCTGGGTGCTGGGCGAGCAACGCTCGACACGGGCGCTGGTGGGCGTTCCCGTGACGCTGCTCGGCCTGGCGATGCTCGTCCTCCAGCCCGGGAGCGGCTTCTCCGGACGGACGGCGGCCCTGGGCGCCGGGAGCGCCATCTTCTGCGCGGCCACCATCCTGGGCGCCAAGGAAGCCGCGCGCGCGTACTCGCCGCTCGCCGTCACCTCGCTGCACGCGCCCATCTCCGTCGCCATGTTGCTGCTCTACTTCGGCGGCGAGGCCCTACCCCCCGCGCTGGACGGAGCCGCACTCCGCGTCCTCGCCGGTGGGTTGGTGTGCGGCCTCATTGGAAACATCCTCTTCAACGCGGGCCTGCGACGCGTCCCCACCGCCGCCGTGGGCGCCCTCACGTACCTGGAGCCCCTCACGGCCTCGGTGGTGGGCTGGGCCGTCTTCGCGGAGGCGCTGACGCCGGTGGGCATGGCGGGAGGCGTGCTGGTGTTGGTGGCGGGAGCCTGGGTCGCCGCCGAGCGCCGGGCGCCCGTGCTCATCCTTCCAGCGTCGGAGCCCCAGGTGGCCCCCGCGCCCTGA